From Podospora bellae-mahoneyi strain CBS 112042 chromosome 3, whole genome shotgun sequence, the proteins below share one genomic window:
- a CDS encoding hypothetical protein (EggNog:ENOG503Q49A; CAZy:AA11), protein MFSNGFATGAIAFLMAGAQLASAHMEISEPAPFRSKFNPHATNIDYTNTAPLAANGANYPCKGYHSDLGTAAGAPTASYRPGGSYQFKVTGGAPHGGGSCQVSLSYDKGATFTVIQSIIGGCPLASSYPFTIPDDAPEGEAIWAWTWNNNIGNREFYMNCAPITISKSAAKREVEAPKVEEAAVQKRASVGFSSRPALFVANIDNGCSVAEGTDVVYPNPGPDVINNGGSTGAPSGNCGPAGAPAPNPGNGGGDAPAPAPTTTEQAPVVPPTTTAAPVTTKAPASLPGGVFITVPTPDKPVTSAPVDVPAPQPTTLVISTRPANTPTAAPAPVPTGGAGQQLGYPAGTACQNEGSWNCLGDGFQRCASGTWSVVQAMAPGTKCQMGEGPELLVNKRASRRSFRWRQGSRLQLA, encoded by the coding sequence ATGTTCTCCAACGGATTCGCTACCGGCGCCATCGCCTTCCTCATGGCTGGTGCCCAGCTCGCCTCGGCCCACATGGAAATCTCAGAACCTGCCCCCTTCAGGTCCAAGTTCAACCCCCATGCCACCAACATCGACTACACCAACACAGCTCCCCTCGCTGCCAACGGTGCCAACTACCCTTGCAAGGGCTACCACTCGGATCTCGGTACCGCCGCCGGTGCTCCCACCGCTTCCTACCGCCCCGGTGGCTCGTACCAGTTCAAGGTTACCGGCGGTGCTCCCCACGGCGGTGGTTCGTGCCAGGTCAGCTTGAGCTACGACAAGGGTGCGACCTTCACCGTGATCCAGTCCATCATCGGTGGCTGCCCGCTCGCCTCCAGCTaccccttcaccatccccgaCGATGCCCCCGAGGGTGAGGCCATCTGGGCCTGGACCTGGAACAACAACATCGGCAACCGCGAGTTCTACATGAACTGcgcccccatcaccatcagcaaGAGCGCCGCCAAGCGTGAGGTTGAGGCTCCCAaggtcgaggaggctgccgtCCAGAAGCGTGCTTCTGTCGGCTTCTCCTCTCGCCCCGCTCTCTTCGTCGCCAACATTGACAATGGCTGCTCTGTCGCCGAAGGTACCGATGTTGTCTACCCCAACCCCGGCCCCGATGTCATCAACAACGGCGGCAGCACCGGCGCTCCTTCCGGCAACTGCGGTCCCGCCGGTGCCCCCGCTCCCAACCCCGGcaacggcggtggtgatgctcccgctcccgctcccacCACGACTGAGCAGGCCCCAGTCgttcctcccaccaccacagctgcccccgtcaccaccaaggcTCCCGCCTCTCTTCCCGGTGGTGTCTTCATCACTGTTCCCACTCCTGACAAGCCCGTCACTTCGGCCCCTGTCGATGTCCCGGctccccagcccaccacTCTCGTCATTTCCACTCGCCCTGCCAACACTCCCActgccgcccccgcccccgttCCCactggcggtgctggtcaGCAGCTCGGTTACCCTGCCGGCACTGCCTGCCAGAATGAGGGCTCCTGGAACTGTCTCGGCGACGGCTTCCAGCGTTGCGCCTCCGGCACCTGGTCTGTCGTCCAGGCCATGGCTCCCGGCACCAAGTGCCAGATGGGTGAGGGCCCTgagctcctcgtcaacaagcGTGCTTCCCGCCGCAGCTTCAGGTGGAGACAGGGCTCCAGACTCCAGCTTGCTTAA
- the ARG8 gene encoding acetylornithine aminotransferase (COG:E; BUSCO:EOG09262OX9; EggNog:ENOG503NUU1) has translation MSLRPTLRLAATASRRCCSLASTRLASTATVPKYKEITHPDIMPGSSKSQSLIDSTSPYMVTTYSRPPIVFTKASGSLIWDAAGREYLDFTGGIAVNSLGHNDPQLCAIMADQATTLTHCSNLYYNSWVGELSKKLVGLTREKGGMHDAAQVFVCNSGSEANEAGIKFARKVGKVVDPSGQKVEIVSFRNAFHGRTMGSLSATPNPKYQEPFAPMVPGFRVGELNDVAGIDELVTERTCSVIVEPIQGEGGVTPAEDEFLVRLARRCREVGALVHYDEIQCGLGRTGQFWAHGHLPKEAHPDILTTAKALGNGFPIGATIINEKVGERIKVGDHGTTFGGNPLACRLACNIVERLGDEKLLEGVKRKEKIFRETFERWRGEWPELVKEVRGKGLILGLQLSEDPAGIVKAARERGLLVITAGTNTLRFVPALTIEEGQIKEGLEKLENAIRATRE, from the coding sequence ATGTCCCTCCGTcccaccctccgcctcgcCGCCACGGCGAGCaggcgctgctgctccctGGCATCAACGAGGCTAGCCAGCACAGCCACCGTCCCCAAATACAAGGAAATCACGCACCCAGACATCATGCCGGGCAGCTCCAAATCCCAATCCCTCATCgactccacctccccttaCATGGTGACGACCTACTCCCGCCCCCCCATCGTCTTCACCAAAGCCTCCGGCTCCCTGATCTGGGACGCGGCCGGCAGGGAGTACCTCGACTTCACGGGCGGCATCGCCGTCAACTCCCTCGGGCACAACGACCCCCAGCTCTgcgccatcatggccgacCAGGCCACCACGCTGACTCACTGCTCCAATCTTTACTACAACTCTTGGGTGGGGGAACTATCCAAAAAGCTGGTGGGATTGAcgagggaaaaggggggcaTGCACGACGCAGCCCAGGTATTCGTCTGCAATTCCGGCAGTGAGGCCAACGAGGCGGGGATCAAATTCGCGAGAAAAGTCGGCAAGGTTGTCGATCCGAGCGGGCAAAAGGTGGAGATAGTCAGCTTCAGGAACGCGTTTCACGGCCGGACAATGGGGTCTCTGTCGGCGACGCCTAACCCCAAGTATCAGGAGCCCTTTGCGCCCATGGTTCCGGGTTTTAGGGTGGGGGAGCTGAATGACGTTGCTGGGATCGATGAGCTGGTGACGGAACGGACATGCAGTGTTATTGTTGAGCCGAttcagggggaggggggggtcacgccggcggaggatgagtttttggtgaggttggcgagaCGGTgcagggaggtgggggcgTTGGTGCATTATGATGAGATTCAGTGTGGGTTGGGACGGACAGGGCAGTTTTGGGCTCATGGGCATCTGCCGAAGGAGGCGCACCCGGATATTTTGACTACGGCGAAGGCGTTGGGGAATGGGTTTCCTATTGGGGCTACGATAATTAACGAGAaggttggggagaggatCAAGGTGGGGGATCATGGGACTACGTTTGGGGGGAACCCGTTGGCTTGTCGGTTGGCTTGTAATATcgtggagaggttgggggatgagaaactgctggagggggttaagaggaaggagaagatctTCAGGGAGACGTttgagaggtggaggggggagtggccggagttggtcaaggaggtgagggggaaggggttgatttTGGGGTTGCAGTTGAGTGAGGACCCGGCGGGGATTGtcaaggcggcgagggagaggggtttGTTGGTCATCACTGCCGGAACGAACACGTTGAGGTTCGTGCCGGCGTTGACGATCGAGGAGGGGCAGATtaaggaggggttggagaagttGGAGAATGCTATCAGGGCGACGAGGGAGTAA
- a CDS encoding hypothetical protein (COG:E; EggNog:ENOG503NUJY) translates to MVHLSTIPDENHVVDGKLASGIKKAHLQLVNDDDSFTTSVYGSRFAARDLPKHEMPEAEMSKDVAYRLIKDHLSLDGNPILNLASFVTTYMEEEAEKLMTESFSKNFIDYEEYPQSADIQNRCVSMIGRLFHAPIGAEDDVGAIGTSCVGSSEAIMLAVLAMKRRWKNKRIEEGKPYDRPNIVMSSAVQVCWEKAARYFEVEEKLVYCTEERYVIDPEETVNLVDENTIGICVILGTTYTGEYEDVKAVDDLLTKKGLNTPIHVDAASGGFVAPFVVPDLEWDFRLEHVVSINVSGHKYGLVYPGVGWVVWRSAEFLPQELVFNINYLGADQASFTLNFSKGASQVIGQYYQLIRLGKHGYRAIMSNLTRTANYLSDSLEALGFIIMSKKSGEGLPLVAFRLPPQEDRNYDEFALAHQLRVRGWVVPAYTMAPNTENLKMLRVVVREDFTRSRCDSLIADIKQSQQLLGQMDQDSIKKQQDFIHKHNTSSGKASHNHPKYRKEKHSLQGKTGKTHAIC, encoded by the exons ATGGTACACCTTTCAACCATCCCCGACGAGAACCACGTCGTCGACGGCAAGCTGGCTAGTGGCATCAAAAAGGCCCACCTCCAGCTTGTCAATGACGATGACAGCTTCACCACTAGCGTCTACGGCTCCCGGTTTGCCGCCAGAGACCTCCCCAAGCACGAGATgcccgaggccgagatgtcCAAAGATGTAGCCTACCGCTTGATCAAGGACCATTTGAGCCTGGACGGCAACCCCATTTTGAA TTTGGCTTCTTTTGTCACGACTTATATG GAGGAAGAAGCGGAAAAGCTCATGACCGAGTCCTTCTCAAAAAACTTCATCGACTATGAAGAGTACCCCCAGTCGGCCGACATTCAGAACCGATGCGTCTCCATGATCGGGAGACTGTTTCACGCCCCGATAGGCGCCGAAGACGATGTCGGCGCTATTGGCACTTCCTGCGTCGGTAGCAGTGAAGCCATCATGTTGGCTGTGCTTGCGATGAAGAGGCGCTGGAAGAACAAGAGGATAGAGGAGGGCAAGCCGTACGACAGACCCAACATTGTCATGTCGTCGGCCGTTCAGGTGTGCTGGGAGAAGGCGGCGCGCTAtttcgaggtggaggagaagttggTGTACTGCACCGAGGAGCGATATGTCATTGACCCCGAGGAGACTGTCAATCTTGTCGATGAGAACACTATTGGCATCTGCGTGATTCTCGGGACGACTTATACCGGCGAGTATGAGGATGTCAAGGCTGTCGATGACTTGTTGACCAAGAAGGGGTTGAACACGCCGATTCACGTCGATGCTGCCAGCGGTGGGTTTGTGGCACCATTTGTCGTGCCAGACCTTGAATGGGATTTCAGACTGGAACATGTCGTTTCCATCAACGTGTCTGGGCACAAG TATGGTCTCGTCTACcctggtgttggttgggttgtgtGGAGGAGCGCCGAGTTCTTGCCCCAAGAGCTCgtcttcaacatcaactaCCTGGGCGCCGATCAAGCTtccttcaccctcaacttCAGCAAAGGGGCCAGTCAGGTCATTGGCCAGTACTATCAGCTCATCAGACTCGGGAAACACGGGTACAGGGCCATCATGAGCAACCTGACGCGGACGGCCAATTACTTGTCAGACTCTCTCGAGGCTCtcggcttcatcatcatgtccaAGAAGTCGGGCGAGGGTTTGCCACTAGTAGCCTTCCGTCTCCCGCCCCAAGAAGACCGCAACTATGACGAGTTCGCCCTCGCTCACCAGTTGCGCGTTCGCGGCTGGGTTGTCCCCGCGTATACCATGGCGCCCAACACCGAGAACCTCAAGATGCTCCGCGTAGTCGTTCGCGAGGATTTCACGCGCAGTCGATGCGACAGCCTCATCGCTGATATCAAGCAGAGTCAACAGCTTCTCGGACAGATGGACCAGGACAGcatcaagaagcagcaggacTTCATCCACAAGCACAACACCTCGAGCGGGAAAGCCTcacacaaccaccccaagtATCGG AAGGAAAAACATTCTCTTCAGGGGAAGACAGGGAAAACTCACGCTATCTGCTAA
- a CDS encoding hypothetical protein (COG:H; EggNog:ENOG503Q4U4), whose translation MWRRLSQIVVKVRRRHGFDCSRSASSGFSTAAGAQSKSNKTTTATMPSLSEKDQLAWASVPWTSVVDEESGKVLGWRKSQVPYIPGGVDNSGLSLQTLDVWLPASGTPGNATPQAPDAPSLPSQSGHWIVYIHGGAWRDPMIDASSFSPTAINLLQAAASSFSKGSVPIAGVASLNYRLSPHPNHPTGGRDPNREARHPDHISDVLGGLAFLQRLGGATGSWLLSGHSCGATLAFQAVMAPSRWGLDTAIVKPTVVVGLNGLYDLAGFITMPPPEYAGLRDAYDEFTRGAFGDDETVWKDACPATADDWTSEWQEGKQVVLAQSREDSLVPYDQLEKMGAYLSKSSSLNIREMEAGGDHDDIWKKGDRLAEILYDVVSGLM comes from the coding sequence ATGTGGAGGCGCTTGAGCCAAATCGTGGTCAAGGTTCGCCGACGCCATGGCTTCGATTGTTCCAGGTCCGCGTCTTCGGGTTTCTCAACGGCGGCAGGTGCACAATCCAAGTCCAACAAGACAACGACCGCAACGATGCCATCGCTGTCGGAGAAAGACCAGCTGGCATGGGCTTCAGTACCCTGGACGTCTGTGGTAGACGAAGAAAGCGGCAAGGTCCTCGGCTGGCGCAAATCTCAAGTCCCCTACATTCCTGGGGGCGTCGATAACAGTGGTTTGTCACTCCAGACGCTTGATGTTTGGCTTCCCGCTTCGGGCACCCCTGGAAATGCAACCCCGCAGGCTCCTGAtgccccttccctcccttctcaGTCAGGACACTGGATCGTCTACATCCATGGCGGAGCCTGGCGCGACCCCATGATTGACGCCTCGTCGTTCTCCCCCACAGCTATCAATCTCCTTCAAGCAGCCGCCAGTTCTTTTTCCAAGGGCTCGGTTCCCATCGCCGGTGTGGCATCCCTCAACTACCGGCTCtctccccaccccaaccaccctACCGGAGGGCGAGACCCGAATCGAGAGGCCAGACACCCAGATCACATCAGCGACGTCCTAGGTGGCCTGGCATTCCTCCAGCGTTTGGGTGGTGCAACTGGGTCATGGTTGTTATCCGGTCATAGCTGTGGAGCAACCCTCGCATTCCAAGCAGTCATGGCCCCCTCGCGATGGGGCCTCGACACTGCCATCGTGAAGCCCACCGTTGTCGTTGGTCTGAACGGGCTGTACGACTTGGCTGGCTTCATCACCATGCCACCGCCCGAATATGCTGGCCTGAGAGATGCGTATGACGAGTTTACTCGTGGCGCCTTTGGAGACGACGAGACCGTCTGGAAAGATGCCTGCCCTGCCACGGCAGACGATTGGACAAGCGAATGGCAGGAAGGGAAACAAGTCGTTCTGGCCCAGAGTCGTGAGGACAGCCTGGTGCCGTACGACCAGCTCGAAAAGATGGGGGCCTACCTGAGCAAATCATCGTCTTTGAATATTCGGGAAATGGAGGCTGGCGGTGATCATGATGATATCTGGAAGAAGGGTGACAGGTTGGCCGAGATATTGTACGATGTTGTATCGGGTTTGatgtga
- a CDS encoding hypothetical protein (EggNog:ENOG503Q4PC; COG:K), protein MAAASHNPYSHPPSPNPSSRPYESSGVSSAASPKPLTQYLGGLMRPSPSASLHHHHHHHHHHHHQPPPPQTHQHSPSHQTAPSQPFGLSTPLPSVHRQQLPQPGSHSFQPYTPVTATSSTMERESMQSGESVAGTPGPSHAQLPSSSSNNNNNNNSNSNSSQAQKRAYRQRRKDPSCDACRERKVKCDATETTSCSECSSRSVKCQFTKETNRRMSSIKQVQDLEKQMERVRRENNSLRRMLQERDGQFDMDVDGVEQLPLQLPEIASAPKRKKRPASIHDLARARTNLRSFSRGIWKPPAPYRPVAAPDPRDFTSMLPPRQTTDSLLRAYFTSAHTMTPILHWNSFVQTVDGLYRQGNPIRVTQAFMSVFFAVMAVGRLFTSENEHNRAYSAAHLLETTRSLIDPWNNEYELDNARVFVLITVALNEMNLKLAAWNWLGNAVRVAQDLGLYTELGPWQFLEGEMRRRTWWAIYLLDRSLSIELGRPMMIDDSDCDVSLPAGVDDCFISEQGPRVPVGAEPLTHSLLAVIHVVRSYTALGRALSSPVIAPTRLATFDQHFSSCLRTFPQACDPTSNAPMTPALLNPLVYLLHARLLLHRHNLLPSCPPDVRRTAFEQCTHTALETAALLLRVTPDLPEGATALLTTHIFRCALFLLITGWFDQAATCVRALASINEHRDVAMPCGRYLGFFVQVLGNRRAEITSYLAQSPSPSHPPSPYGPPPPRPSQSAIQEALFRDEELVAYVSSDLQANPDTAWVWAGSDREPPSPAPLVPSGAANGKHTLFSIDARTNLTSEQRWEWGPTGWERLENSIRCLASGASSPTSAAAPPPPPPAPPAALAPARQQTWGPMKMELTPGPPPPSLSPVKMEMPAGQGHEMKMAPLPMPFSAPPPRPMEMGSGSSSNNSPMAAASGVSSIKSESQKRISIANII, encoded by the coding sequence ATGGCCGCTGCGTCACACAACCCGTattctcatcctccatctcccaacccctcctcacgGCCCTACGAATCCTCGGGTGTCTCGTCGGCCGCCTCACCCAAACCGCTTACACAGTACCTTGGCGGCCTGATGAGGCCAAGCCCAAGTGCGagcctccatcaccatcaccatcaccatcaccatcaccatcatcaaccgccgccgccgcaaaCACACCAGCACTCTCCCTCACACCAAACCGCCCCTTCACAACCTTTCGGCCTCTCGACACCTTTGCCTTCGGTTCACCGGCAGCAGCTCCCCCAACCAGGCAGCCATTCGTTCCAACCATACACCCCCGTCACAGCAACATCGTCTACCATGGAGCGAGAGTCGATGCAGTCAGGGGAGTCAGTTGCTGGCACCCCAGGGCCCTCTCATGCCCAGCTCCCATCGTcttccagcaacaacaacaacaacaacaacagcaacagcaacagctccCAGGCCCAGAAGCGAGCATACCGTCAGAGGAGAAAAGATCCCAGCTGCGATGCCTGCCGCGAGAGGAAGGTCAAATGCGATGCCACCGAGACTACGAGCTGCTCCGAGTGCTCAAGCCGGAGCGTCAAGTGCCAGTTCACCAAGGAAACTAACCGACGCATGTCGTCCATCAAGCAGGTGCAGGATTTGGAAAAGCAGATGGAACGGGTTCGCCGCGAGAACAACAGCCTCCGCCGCATGCTGCAAGAGAGGGACGGCCAATTTGATATGGATGTGGACGGCGTGGAGCAGTTGCCGCTCCAGCTCCCCGAGATCGCCTCGGCCCCCAAGCGCAAGAAGCGGCCCGCCAGCATTCACGACCTCGCTCGAGCAAGAACCAACCTACGAAGCTTTTCCAGGGGAATCTGGAAGCCACCAGCGCCATACCGACCGGTGGCGGCCCCTGATCCGAGGGACTTCACTTCCATGCTGCCTCCCAGGCAGACGACAGACTCGTTGCTCAGGGCTTACTTCACCTCTGCCCATACCATGACGCCCATTCTGCACTGGAACAGCTTTGTGCAGACGGTAGATGGGCTCTACCGCCAGGGCAATCCGATTCGAGTCACGCAGGCCTTCATGTCTGTGTTCTTTGCCGTCATGGCCGTTGGAAGGCTCTTTACATCCGAGAACGAGCACAACCGAGCGTATTCGGCAGCCCATCTTCTCGAGACGACGCGGAGTTTGATTGACCCTTGGAACAACGAGTATGAGCTGGACAATGCGCGCGTGTTTGTGCTTATTACTGTGGCGTTGAATGAGATGAACCTGAAGCTTGCTGCTTGGAACTGGCTCGGCAATGCTGTCCGGGTGGCTCAAGACCTTGGTCTCTACACCGAATTGGGGCCATGGCAGTTCCTCGAGGGTGAGATGCGCAGGAGGACATGGTGGGCCATCTACCTTCTTGATCGCAGCCTGTCTATCGAACTCGGGAGGCCGATGATGATTGACGATTCCGACTGCGACGTCTCGTTGCCCGCTGGAGTCGACGACTGCTTCATCTCTGAGCAGGGCCCAAGGGTGCCCGTGGGCGCAGAGCCGCTTACGCATTCTCTGCTCGCCGTGATACACGTTGTGCGTTCTTACACAGCGCTCGGCAGAGCCCTCTCGTCCCCCGTTATTGCACCGACCCGGCTGGCAACGTTTGACCAGCACTTTTCCTCCTGCCTTCGAACCTTTCCACAGGCTTGCGACCCTACGAGCAACGCCCCCATGACCCCTGCGCTTCTCAACCCCTTGGTCTACCTCCTCCACGCACGCCTGCTGCTCCACCGACACAACCTACTCCCTTCCTGCCCCCCCGACGTGCGACGGACGGCCTTTGAACAGTGCACTCACACGGCTCTCGAAACCGCTGCTCTTCTCCTGCGAGTTACACCCGATCTTCCGGAAGGCGCCACAGCGCTTCTGACCACACACATCTTCCGCTGCGCGCTGTTCTTGCTGATCACGGGCTGGTTTGATCAGGCGGCTACCTGCGTCCGCGCCCTGGCATCCATCAACGAGCACCGTGACGTTGCCATGCCTTGCGGCCGTTATCTCGGCTTTTTCGTCCAGGTTCTCGGAAACAGGCGAGCCGAGATTACAAGCTACCTCGCCCAGTCGCCATCCCCCAgtcatcctccctcgccatacggacccccaccaccacgtcCTTCCCAGTCTGCCATTCAAGAAGCGCTCTTTCGAGACGAGGAGCTGGTCGCGTACGTCAGTTCTGACCTCCAGGCCAACCCTGACACAGCCTGGGTCTGGGCAGGCAGCGACCGTGAGCCGCCGTCGCCCGCTCCTCTTGTTCCATCGGGGGCCGCCAACGGGAAGCACACTCTTTTCAGCATCGACGCGAGGACAAACCTGACGAGTGAACAGAGATGGGAGTGGGGGCCGACTGGttgggagaggctggagaaTTCCATCCGGTGCTTGGCGTCTGGTGCATCCAGTCCCACGAGCGccgccgctcctcctcctcctccccctgcccctccgGCTGCTCTCGCGCCTGCTCGCCAGCAAACCTGGGGCCCGATGAAGATGGAGCTCACGCCTGgcccccctccaccttcacTATCACCGgtcaagatggagatgcCAGCTGGTCAGGGCCacgagatgaagatggcgccgTTGCCGATGCCGTtttctgcccctcctcctaggccgatggagatggggagtgggtCGTCGTCTAATAACAGCCCGATGGCGGCTGCGTCTGGGGTGTCGAGTATTAAGAGTGAGAGTCAGAAGAGGATTAGCATTGCGAATATTATTTAA